A region of the Apium graveolens cultivar Ventura chromosome 6, ASM990537v1, whole genome shotgun sequence genome:
aaagtacatatatatatatatacactgataagataagctgtttctatcaacaagcaaaacgcttagggaacttcgatgtggttcgagttctcgagatatgataggattcttttaaggacttggaggggtagactctagtactatgtgtactagggagactaccaaaggtaccacaggcgaaggtactctgtgtactaAGGAACTTgtaaagtatgtgtatacccaaaaatgggacacgtagcccgaatgcggcaagggtgataaccgggatacgaaggtgtcgtccttatactagtagaaaaggttactatttccgtagtacgactgatcatcatatgcggtggctccggtgaatgtcctaaattcttccaattagaattatgatgcaataccgtaacccaagcttAGGTGATGGGTATAATAAATCCatcaaagaattgttttcaaaagagGGTGTGTATCATCAAAgaatactatttttgaataaaacatatttatcatatatggtatcatacttgagtttatcatacagtcatttcatactgtacattattatgttgggcattattgctcacacttgttttcttaaattgacacaacataacagtgaatcaagatgcctatcatgaaactcacagccaggaaatgggtaggaaacgaccagttgttccgtaggatgtttggtgttgtaccttagatagatcgaataagctggattaatTTTCAGTTATTTTGGTCCGGCTTActtacaagtatgacttatgtaagataataagTAAGAAACGAATATTTGTCCGAtggactaaccttacttaaaggttatttccgcGATAAGACttaattattttgggttgtaataattatcactttgtggattgattttacctagtaatgaatggttcgtttccaagacaataacctataagtgtgtgtgtgtgataagtatGGGGTtgtaaaggtgtgagtatttatatattgtggtacgagataagtgttatataTCAATaaagatggcgtggcctcctagatccccgaccctggattttaGGGTGCCACAATCAATCAAAGTTTTAGACAATTTACTAAACCATTGCCTAGATGCCTGCTTCAggccatagagagccttgagaaGTTTGTAGACAAAGTTAGTGGTATAAGAAAGAACAGAATTACCAGAAATCTTGCTTCCAAGTCCTTGATATTACTTAGGAAACTTCATATTGACATGCTCATCTAGGTCATTAATTAGATAAGCATTGGACACATCCATCTGCACCATTTCCCATTTTTGAATAGCTGCAACTGCCAATAAGGTTCTCACAGTAGTCAGCTTAGCTACAAGAGCAAATGTCTCTGAGTAATCTATGTCATAAGTCTGCTTGTTGCCTAGAATCACCAGCCTTGACTTGAACTTGTCAATTATTCCGTCAGGCTTAAACTTGGTTTTGTATAACCATTTTGATGTTATGGCATTCTTTCCAGGAGGCAGAGTTGTGATAGCCCAATTATGGTTATTTTCAAGAGTATCAAGTTCATCATTCATGGCCTTTATCAAATGCGAACTCTGCACTTCTTGAGAGAAAGAGGTGGGGTCTGATGATGTTATGAGTGTTGAGAGAAAAAAGTGAAATTTAGGGTTAACTACATGATATGATACCTAGGAAATATTAGTAGCAGAGTAATTTGTGGCAAAAGGTTTTAGTCAAAGATGTGGTTTTGTTTTTCTGGTTGATCTTATAGGAGGAGGAGGTGGTGTTGGAATTTCTAGAAAAGAAGCCAAAGGTGGAACTTCAGTTTGAGAGATATCAGATAATGTGGGCTCAATAATGTCATCAAGTGAAGGAAAATATGGGTAGACATGAGGCATGTACACATGAGTATGTGACATATAAACATTAGAACACAACATCTCTTGGGACAAAAATTGATTATTTACCATATTTAGCAGGTTGTATCCTTTTTGAGAGATATGATACCCAACAAATATAGAAGGAACACCTTTAGCACTGAAGTTGTCAATTGTGGGTTGAGGGTTAGAGGAAAATGCCAAACAACCAAAAATCATCATAATGATGTAATCAACAGGCTTGTTAAATAAGGTTTTATAAGGTGTTTTATTTCCTAACACTGTAGTACGAAGCTTGTTGATTAATAAAAAAGTGTCATTACATACTTCCCCCAAAAAACCAGAGGCAATCCTTCCCGAAACCTTAGATATCTGTCAACTTCAAGAACAGTTTCGTGCCTTCTTTCAACCCTGACATTCTCTTGTGTTTTGTTAATACAAGAGCTCTGATGCATGGTTCCTTGAGAAttataaaaatgtttactgttgGGATCTGTAAATTCTGGAGCATTATTTGATCTCAAGTGCATAATTTCTTTTCTGAAAGTGAGTATCCACAACTGATAAAATGCTTTCATAGTAGTTAAGTAGTCAGACTTATGTTGTATCAAAAAAAATTATGTCACTCTAGAAAAATCAACCACGACAGAAATGAAGTACTTATATTTTACCATTGTCTGAACTCGATAGGGCCTCATTTGTCTACATGGATCAGTTCAAAAGGAACATCAGCACGGTTAGAACTTAGGTTGTATGGAAGTTTAGAAAATTTTGACATAAGACATGTGACACAGATTTGAGTGCCTGAAGAAATAGTATGTTAGGCCTtaaatcaactatagaggggggtgaatacagttaaacaatcaaatcgaattaaggAACTCAATAGAAtgaacagtttttatattaatgaataaaaactgattaccatactctctcaaaggatgaacagataTCCTTGAAAGCTGCTAGGCTATATATATGATAAATCGATCTTGAACACTTATAGTGTTAACCTAACCTGTGATTATATATTGCACATCTACACAATAAATCT
Encoded here:
- the LOC141665948 gene encoding putative mitochondrial protein AtMg00820, with protein sequence MNDELDTLENNHNWAITTLPPGKNAITSKWLYKTKFKPDGIIDKFKSRLVILGNKQTYDIDYSETFALVAKLTTVRTLLAVAAIQKWEMVQMDVSNAYLINDLDEHVNMKFPK